DNA sequence from the Methanobrevibacter millerae genome:
GCGTCGTATTCTCCTGTAACATCATATATGCCTACAACGTTTTTATTGAAGAAGGTTTTTTCTTCCCAGTTTTTGAGTTTTCCGCCTTTTACTCTTACTCCAATAATCGTTGTCAATACGAATCCCAGTTTTTCATGGTCAATGACCGGTGAAAATTTCTTGATAACGCCGGTTTTAACCATCTTGTCGATACGGTTGTGAATGGTTCCGACTGAAACGTCGAGGTCTCTTGAGATTTGTCTGTAAGATGTTCTTACATCCTTGTTGATGATTTTTAAGATTTTTACATCTGTTTCATCTAGCTTTACTATGTTGTCTTTTTCTTTAACCATTAGTTTTATCCTCCCATTTGGATATGTTTTATAATATTTATATTGTATTATAAATTATTTAAACATTTTGTATTTTTTTATAATAATGTAATATTTTTTTATTGAAATTCATTTATATTAATGTATTAAAATTGTAATAAATTGGATTGCATTCTATTAATTAGGGCTTCGTTTAGCCATTTGTAATATTGTTTAGAAAATTTTTGAAAATTCTAGAAATTTAATAGAATTTCCTTAATGTCATTAATGCCGGCATCTGTTTTTATTCCGATTGGGCTGAAATGGGTCTTGACGGCTTTAAAGCCTTTATTTTCCAGTTCATCAAATATTAAATCAAGCTTTGGGGCGCTAATCTTCAATGCTTTGCAAATGCTGTGAACGTCGTAGAATGTGGCCGGGCTTTCGGCT
Encoded proteins:
- a CDS encoding Lrp/AsnC family transcriptional regulator, producing the protein MVKEKDNIVKLDETDVKILKIINKDVRTSYRQISRDLDVSVGTIHNRIDKMVKTGVIKKFSPVIDHEKLGFVLTTIIGVRVKGGKLKNWEEKTFFNKNVVGIYDVTGEYDAFLIAKFRNTNELNSFIKELLKDPIIERTYTQTVLDVIKEDMGSSNIL